One window of the Zea mays cultivar B73 chromosome 3, Zm-B73-REFERENCE-NAM-5.0, whole genome shotgun sequence genome contains the following:
- the LOC100216900 gene encoding Phosphatidylglycerophosphate phosphatase 1, chloroplastic-like — protein MLPSPPVLLRPCAARASPLPPPRPRAANPNTESATTTTAATSADRAATMGAAAWWRRALGQRFNPAGVAAVAAVAASKPRLALPHVSVQDIRWLDWAELRRAGFRGVVFDKDNTLTAPYAPALWPPLAAAFDQCRATFPPGALAIYSNSAGLTEYDPDGVDARAIEAVIEGVHVIRHDIKKPGGLATEIESYFGCSASNLVLVGDRYFTDVVYGNKNGFLTVLTEPLNITDESYIVKRVRKLEAYIISYWYKKGHKPIEHPLLPDARRIVKFDPYDDSVSTRI, from the exons ATGCTACCGTCGCCGCCGGTGCTACTACGCCCTTGCGCTGCCCGGGCCTCCCCGCTTCCGCCCCCTAGACCTAGAGCTGCAAATCCTAACACCGAGTCGGCGACGACGACAACCGCCGCCACTTCAGCGGACAGAGCGGCCACCATGGGCGCGGCAGCGTGGTGGCGGCGCGCCCTGGGGCAGCGGTTCAACCCAGCCGGTGTGGCCGCGGTGGCGGCCGTCGCGGCGTCCAAGCCGCGCCTGGCGCTGCCGCACGTGTCGGTGCAAGACATCAGGTGGCTCGACTGGGCTGAGCTCCGCCGCGCCGGGTTCCGCGGCGTCGTTTTCGACAAGGACAACACGCTCACGGCCCCCTACGCGCCCGCGCTCTGGCCGCCGCTCGCTGCAGCATTTGACCAGTGCCGTGCGACGTTCCCGCCCGGTGCGCTCGCCATCTACAGCAACTCCGCAG GGTTGACGGAGTATGATCCGGACGGGGTGGATGCGAGGGCGATCGAAGCTGTCATCGAGGGGGTTCATGTGATCAGGCATG ATATAAAGAAACCAGGTGGACTAGCTACTGAAATAGAGAGTTACTTTGGTTGTTCAGCCTCAAATCTTGTGTTG GTTGGTGACCGTTACTTCACTGATGTGGTCTATGGAAACAAGAATGGCTTTCTTACAGTCCTGACAGAGCCTTTAAACATCACTGATGAATCATACATTGTCAAAAGG GTTAGGAAACTGGAGGCGTACATCATCAGTTATTGGTACAAGAAAGGGCACAAACCAATAGAGCATCCTTTGCTCCCAGATGCAAGAAGAATAGTGAAGTTTGACCCATATGACGACTCAGTTTCAACCAGAATATAA